One window from the genome of Bradyrhizobium xenonodulans encodes:
- the dbpB gene encoding DGQHR domain-containing protein DpdB, with translation MSKQRYLHFDALAPIQSPNFKVFTFVARADEISRIARIERAGRDEGGALQGFQRPQIAGHIREIRDYLEKPSAILPNPIVVAFMGNAKLKGGSAGDRRRELVVDTANGPPGWIVDGQQRFTALSELRGRDFEVLVSGFLCETEEELQKQFILVNNTRPLPKALVYELLPKVGDLPPRMSGRSQAALVTEALNYRSGSSLKGLIKQQTNPKGSIRDTILQRVIMNSLSDGALRLYASDDQMLLKHGVTMMSEFYHAVQHVFADDWIGKTPKTSRLVHGTGIIALGYVMDYLSGATGAESRDEFARGLKLLRGKTAWSSGEWDFGSERRRWNGLQNVPADVRQLTLYLTQVLKRRLAGSVRAA, from the coding sequence ATGAGCAAGCAGAGATATCTCCACTTCGACGCCCTCGCGCCGATCCAGAGCCCGAACTTCAAAGTCTTCACCTTCGTAGCGCGAGCCGATGAAATATCCAGAATCGCGCGTATCGAGCGTGCCGGTCGAGACGAAGGCGGAGCTCTTCAAGGCTTCCAGCGACCACAGATCGCCGGGCATATTCGTGAGATCCGCGACTATCTGGAGAAGCCGAGCGCCATTCTTCCTAACCCCATCGTTGTCGCCTTCATGGGAAACGCCAAGCTCAAAGGCGGATCAGCCGGCGACCGTCGTCGCGAACTCGTCGTCGATACCGCCAACGGACCGCCGGGCTGGATCGTCGACGGTCAGCAGCGCTTCACTGCGCTCTCAGAACTCCGCGGCCGTGATTTCGAAGTCTTGGTGTCCGGCTTTCTTTGCGAAACGGAAGAGGAGCTTCAGAAGCAATTCATTCTGGTCAACAACACCCGTCCTCTGCCGAAGGCGTTGGTCTACGAGCTTCTTCCGAAGGTGGGCGATCTGCCGCCCCGCATGTCCGGTCGTTCGCAAGCTGCGCTCGTCACAGAGGCGCTGAACTATCGCTCTGGCTCGTCGCTCAAAGGCCTGATCAAGCAGCAGACCAATCCCAAGGGCTCTATCCGCGACACCATTCTTCAGCGCGTGATCATGAATTCCCTGAGCGACGGCGCGCTGCGGCTTTACGCCAGCGACGATCAAATGCTGCTCAAGCACGGCGTCACCATGATGAGCGAATTCTACCATGCCGTGCAGCACGTTTTCGCAGACGACTGGATCGGCAAGACGCCCAAGACTTCGCGCCTGGTTCACGGTACGGGCATCATCGCGCTGGGCTACGTGATGGACTACCTGAGCGGCGCGACGGGGGCCGAATCGCGCGACGAATTCGCCCGCGGTCTGAAGTTGCTCAGGGGAAAGACCGCTTGGAGTTCGGGCGAATGGGATTTCGGCAGCGAGCGCCGCAGATGGAACGGGCTGCAAAACGTACCGGCAGACGTGCGTCAACTTACCCTGTATCTCACGCAGGTGTTGAAGCGGCGCCTTGCGGGGTCGGTCAGGGCGGCGTGA
- the queE gene encoding 7-carboxy-7-deazaguanine synthase, with amino-acid sequence MSYAVKEIFYSLQGEGRHAGRPAVFCRFAGCNLWNGREHDRGSAACNFCDTDFVGTDGLGGGRFDGAAALADAIERMWAGVGGKRFVVLTGGEPLLQVDDALVSALHEADFEIAIETNGTLPVQSPIDWITVSPKGTTKLAQKSGNELKLVFPQQNVDPASFESLAFEHFLLQPMDGPHRDSNMARAIAYCLERPKWKLSLQTHKYMSIR; translated from the coding sequence ATGAGTTACGCCGTCAAGGAGATATTCTATTCACTCCAAGGCGAGGGACGCCATGCGGGGCGGCCCGCGGTGTTCTGCCGGTTTGCAGGCTGCAACCTGTGGAACGGACGCGAACATGACCGCGGGAGTGCCGCATGCAACTTCTGCGACACGGACTTCGTCGGAACGGACGGTTTGGGCGGCGGCCGCTTCGATGGGGCCGCCGCTCTGGCTGACGCAATCGAGCGCATGTGGGCGGGGGTCGGCGGCAAGCGCTTCGTCGTTTTGACGGGTGGAGAACCACTCCTCCAGGTCGACGACGCTCTCGTGTCCGCTTTGCACGAGGCCGATTTCGAGATCGCGATCGAGACCAACGGGACGCTTCCAGTGCAGTCGCCCATCGATTGGATCACTGTAAGCCCGAAGGGCACGACGAAACTCGCTCAGAAGTCCGGGAACGAGCTCAAACTTGTGTTTCCGCAACAGAACGTCGATCCCGCCTCTTTCGAAAGCCTCGCATTTGAGCACTTCCTGTTGCAACCGATGGACGGTCCTCACCGTGACTCCAACATGGCGAGAGCCATCGCCTACTGCCTCGAACGTCCGAAGTGGAAACTGTCGCTCCAAACGCATAAATATATGAGCATCAGATGA
- a CDS encoding 6-carboxytetrahydropterin synthase: protein MIYELSKEFRFDSAHTLHRTVDVEPSLRIHGHSYRAEVVLRGLPDASTGMLMDLSLFERSLEEARNGLDHRFLDEINDLGPATMENLAAWIWRKVKPICPNLWRVTVRRDSDAGACSVFEREAA, encoded by the coding sequence ATGATCTACGAACTCAGCAAGGAATTCCGGTTCGACTCAGCGCACACGTTGCATCGCACCGTCGATGTGGAGCCTAGCCTTAGGATCCACGGACACTCCTATCGGGCCGAGGTCGTTTTGCGCGGACTACCCGACGCGAGCACAGGAATGCTGATGGATCTTTCTCTGTTCGAGCGAAGTCTTGAGGAAGCACGCAATGGCTTGGATCACCGGTTCCTGGACGAGATCAACGATCTTGGGCCTGCCACCATGGAGAATCTGGCCGCCTGGATCTGGCGTAAGGTGAAGCCCATTTGTCCCAACCTTTGGCGTGTCACCGTCCGACGGGACAGCGATGCCGGCGCCTGTAGCGTGTTCGAGCGGGAGGCCGCCTGA
- the queC gene encoding 7-cyano-7-deazaguanine synthase QueC, protein MPDKTALVLFSGGQDSATCLAWALDRFDHVETIGFDYRQRHRAELDARDDFRHELEAKFPSWATKLGTDRVLDLSVLGEISETALTRDVEIVAEASGLPNTFVPGRNILFLTLAAAVAYRRGLKHIVTGVCETDFSGYPDCRDDTVKALQVALNLGMETRFVLETPLMWINKAQTWMLAHELGGSPLVDLIRKSTVTCYHGDIATVHEWGRGCGECPACKLRERGYKEFADSPVH, encoded by the coding sequence ATGCCCGACAAAACTGCCTTGGTCCTCTTTTCGGGGGGACAGGACTCTGCGACTTGCCTGGCTTGGGCTCTCGACCGTTTCGATCATGTAGAGACGATCGGCTTCGACTACCGCCAGCGCCATCGCGCCGAACTAGACGCGAGAGACGATTTCCGCCACGAGTTGGAAGCGAAGTTTCCCTCCTGGGCTACGAAACTTGGCACCGACCGCGTTTTGGATCTTTCCGTGCTCGGGGAGATTAGCGAGACCGCACTGACGCGAGACGTCGAGATCGTCGCGGAAGCATCCGGACTTCCGAACACTTTTGTTCCCGGCCGAAACATCTTATTCCTCACATTGGCTGCGGCCGTCGCCTACCGAAGAGGGCTAAAGCACATTGTGACCGGTGTGTGCGAAACCGACTTCTCCGGCTATCCAGACTGTCGCGACGACACGGTCAAAGCCCTGCAAGTTGCGCTCAACCTTGGAATGGAGACCCGTTTTGTTCTCGAGACGCCGCTAATGTGGATAAACAAGGCGCAGACTTGGATGCTTGCCCATGAATTGGGAGGCTCCCCCCTTGTCGATCTCATTCGCAAGAGCACCGTGACCTGCTATCACGGAGACATCGCGACGGTGCATGAATGGGGACGCGGATGTGGCGAATGCCCGGCCTGCAAGCTACGAGAACGTGGATATAAAGAGTTTGCCGATTCGCCGGTTCATTAG
- the queD gene encoding 6-carboxytetrahydropterin synthase QueD — protein MTTHVKPAHLESSTPASTEPTSQASKSVTRIGRTYRFESAHHLPLLPEGHKCKNVHGHNYRVEVIVSGALDARGFVMDFAEIDAEILPLIRKVDHRLLNDVEGLENPTAEIIATWFLQRITGCQSVRVYENDDCWAEVKIA, from the coding sequence ATGACAACACATGTCAAGCCTGCTCATCTCGAGTCGAGCACGCCGGCCAGCACTGAACCAACATCGCAGGCTTCCAAATCGGTCACCCGCATTGGCCGTACCTATCGTTTCGAGTCAGCCCATCACCTCCCGCTCCTGCCGGAGGGGCACAAATGCAAGAACGTTCACGGCCACAACTATCGCGTTGAAGTGATCGTATCTGGCGCTTTGGACGCACGCGGTTTCGTGATGGATTTCGCTGAAATCGACGCCGAGATTTTGCCACTCATAAGAAAGGTCGATCACCGGTTGTTGAACGACGTCGAAGGCCTTGAAAATCCGACCGCTGAGATCATTGCAACTTGGTTTTTGCAGCGCATCACAGGCTGCCAAAGCGTCAGAGTTTATGAGAACGACGACTGTTGGGCTGAGGTCAAGATCGCCTAA
- the dpdD gene encoding protein DpdD, producing the protein MIDGLSTSDLGWLRTFFTSPNGLDWEALRTGVVAVAIANHIRPWLQKLASHDQRAPILLPFIRDGRIAGWYATTQTAEGGLELGAELKAWLGPTFLSTFDVVPVKSNDAMAKAMRSRSGGMVYRFAGADPESNERIAARIADYNETLKLRPQTVSQTVRPIGSIRAEFDRALLAQDESRAELMIAELRGTGRLNEENMRYLDVRLKAGLGYWPQIARDHWLVSTMSDLALPPQVLADIIEALYRTYIEEVEAGGSLVQVLQAFELHIACRYPRLFASRRGIRTPRVIKAFLLYERLQTRSDINILHNLSSLLPDIEREGVWAQALSSASEAPADTGISEADAEEAFDDAQYDRAFEFFLALPLSRKSVSRLLFCVSFIDTEEAKSRLLGVIDAAPAIVSNLAPAVQAKLEALRSRKSQTAAADEHPIAWMRWAKHVAAGRDLEAAELQARDAVSGWDIAPFRENEKLSNSFAELIGGASGDAAALVRRSVPDLMAAFFSEESTPTPALRSIANILFLFIAMEEVLSRTDLDLLAQLFGRLLEMGLSDADYQSLISDLEDVQRRVGSYAHLPWSLDICEALAIAPSPSASAREARLRFFVQILAQARGFSHRLRPQDLLPMEFLAKDYGIETATLDALRRSSETQEVASRPPDLAGKTLGIYTLSESAGSRAKDALERMFPGCRVEVNSDLVCTPRLANLAKASDMFVFAWKSSSHQAFYCVKDALPEGEPIWAVGKGTASILRAVLDNLE; encoded by the coding sequence ATGATCGATGGGTTGTCTACAAGCGATCTCGGATGGCTCCGCACGTTTTTCACCTCACCGAATGGGCTTGATTGGGAGGCTCTTCGGACCGGCGTTGTTGCGGTAGCCATTGCCAATCACATTCGACCATGGCTTCAAAAACTCGCAAGTCATGATCAGCGCGCGCCGATTCTCCTGCCCTTCATTCGTGATGGTAGAATTGCTGGTTGGTACGCGACAACCCAAACAGCAGAAGGTGGCCTCGAATTGGGGGCGGAACTAAAAGCTTGGCTCGGGCCGACGTTTTTAAGCACCTTCGATGTCGTACCGGTCAAATCGAACGACGCAATGGCGAAAGCGATGCGAAGTCGATCCGGCGGCATGGTCTATAGGTTTGCCGGGGCCGATCCTGAGAGCAACGAGAGAATTGCAGCACGGATCGCCGATTATAACGAAACGCTAAAGTTGCGCCCGCAGACGGTAAGCCAGACCGTTCGCCCAATCGGCAGCATCCGCGCAGAGTTCGACCGTGCTCTGCTTGCACAGGATGAATCGCGGGCGGAGTTGATGATCGCCGAACTTCGGGGAACCGGGCGGCTCAACGAAGAAAATATGCGCTATCTCGATGTCCGGCTCAAGGCAGGTCTTGGGTATTGGCCACAGATCGCGCGTGATCACTGGCTGGTTTCGACGATGTCGGACCTCGCTTTGCCGCCTCAGGTTCTCGCTGATATTATTGAGGCGCTTTACCGCACCTATATTGAGGAAGTGGAGGCGGGTGGCTCGCTGGTGCAGGTACTCCAGGCGTTCGAACTGCACATCGCTTGTCGCTATCCGCGACTGTTCGCGTCCCGCCGCGGCATCCGGACGCCGCGGGTTATCAAGGCCTTTCTACTGTACGAGCGCCTGCAAACCCGATCCGACATCAACATCCTCCACAATCTCTCATCTCTTCTCCCTGACATCGAGCGAGAAGGTGTCTGGGCGCAGGCGTTGTCGTCAGCATCAGAGGCACCTGCGGATACTGGGATCAGCGAGGCCGATGCTGAGGAGGCATTCGATGACGCGCAGTATGACCGAGCTTTCGAGTTCTTTCTCGCCCTGCCTCTCAGTCGAAAATCGGTGAGCCGGCTTCTCTTCTGTGTCTCTTTCATAGATACTGAAGAGGCAAAGAGCCGATTACTGGGCGTCATCGACGCTGCTCCAGCCATTGTCAGCAATCTCGCTCCTGCCGTTCAGGCCAAGCTAGAGGCCCTTCGCTCGAGAAAATCGCAGACCGCAGCGGCCGATGAACATCCGATTGCTTGGATGCGCTGGGCGAAACACGTCGCCGCCGGCCGTGATCTGGAGGCGGCTGAACTCCAGGCCCGTGATGCCGTGAGCGGTTGGGACATAGCGCCATTTCGCGAAAACGAAAAGCTCTCGAACTCGTTTGCGGAATTGATAGGCGGTGCTAGTGGGGATGCGGCCGCGCTGGTCCGCCGGTCTGTGCCGGATCTCATGGCTGCATTCTTTTCTGAGGAAAGTACGCCAACGCCTGCTTTGCGTTCGATCGCCAACATTTTGTTTCTTTTTATCGCCATGGAGGAGGTCCTCAGTCGCACAGATCTGGACTTGCTCGCTCAATTGTTCGGCCGGCTTCTCGAAATGGGCCTATCTGACGCCGACTATCAGTCACTCATCAGCGACTTGGAGGATGTGCAACGACGTGTCGGCTCGTATGCACATCTCCCTTGGAGCCTTGATATTTGCGAGGCATTGGCGATAGCGCCGAGCCCATCGGCATCCGCACGCGAGGCGAGGCTCCGCTTCTTTGTCCAGATTCTTGCACAGGCGCGCGGTTTCTCCCATAGACTTCGTCCGCAGGATTTACTGCCGATGGAGTTCCTCGCCAAAGATTATGGTATCGAGACAGCAACGCTTGATGCCCTTCGGCGCTCCAGCGAAACTCAAGAAGTCGCCTCTCGACCGCCCGATCTCGCGGGCAAGACGCTTGGCATCTACACCCTTTCTGAGAGTGCAGGCAGCCGCGCAAAGGATGCGCTCGAACGAATGTTCCCTGGCTGCAGAGTTGAAGTCAACTCAGACTTGGTTTGCACCCCAAGGCTTGCGAATCTAGCGAAAGCCTCGGACATGTTCGTGTTCGCTTGGAAAAGCAGCAGTCACCAAGCGTTCTATTGCGTGAAGGACGCCTTACCTGAGGGTGAGCCGATCTGGGCTGTGGGCAAAGGAACTGCCAGCATCTTAAGAGCAGTGTTGGATAATCTAGAGTAG
- the dpdK gene encoding phospholipase D-like domain-containing protein DpdK encodes MSFETRRIFKSAVTSQNLIRELLQLMFLGELLAPHRDRAWLVSPWISNVVLFDNRAGGFDAVNPDWGSREIRLVEIAVDLMARGSRLGIATSFDQHNDALIAAISDAAAEAGLRDKLTIVRRQHLHTKGVLLKRGLLSGSMNLTYNGLELNDEMVIYDTSLKTLAEARLNFESYAEGGA; translated from the coding sequence ATGAGTTTCGAGACCCGCCGCATCTTCAAGAGTGCGGTGACCAGTCAGAACCTTATCCGCGAGCTGTTACAACTGATGTTTCTCGGCGAATTGCTCGCACCGCATCGCGATAGGGCATGGCTGGTCAGTCCCTGGATCAGCAACGTTGTGCTGTTTGATAATCGCGCCGGGGGCTTTGACGCAGTCAATCCCGATTGGGGTAGCCGTGAAATCCGACTTGTCGAAATTGCTGTGGACTTGATGGCGCGCGGGTCACGTTTAGGCATTGCAACGAGTTTCGACCAGCATAATGACGCACTAATCGCCGCGATCTCCGATGCCGCGGCTGAAGCAGGCCTGAGGGACAAGCTCACGATTGTGCGCCGTCAGCATCTGCATACGAAGGGTGTGCTTCTCAAGCGCGGTCTGTTGTCGGGCTCGATGAATTTGACCTACAACGGACTTGAACTAAATGACGAGATGGTCATCTACGACACCAGTTTGAAGACACTAGCTGAAGCGCGGCTGAACTTTGAATCGTATGCCGAGGGCGGCGCATGA
- the dpdJ gene encoding protein DpdJ yields MSDETIILAALDQIEQREARLLTWGLVDGFLTSEEIADLIDSLLDDPRYADGSSLVRASQVIDVLKARALLFDIGEAPGTRYRSRMAEAVRLFFRLRQLFPKHSGLIGWQNAPTLVADFRFIWRRRRYPKRSINALEALAAISAVTSDGYARQAIASLIESYGVKFTLARFQVAAAARILGGFESSRSIATLVSAGTGSGKTLAFYLPGLARIASHILRDAATSRWVKILALYPRNELLKDQFAEVYAQARRLDVSLSGRGLRKILIGTFFGPTPYSAATAHEAKGWRSHADGIVCEYLRCPRDGCDGEMVWGEADRRMGTERLSCLECGKRIESDEIILTRSRLERESPDILFTTTEMLNQRMGDDRVRHLFGLGDLCRRPVEMMLLDEVHTYSGGSGAQVAFLLRRWRHLLGKPVSFVGLSATLTDGARFFGRLTGLNEHASIEVAPSVGDMIAEGAEYLIALRGDPVSRTALLSTTIQAAMLLSRILDAPDVLKSEGIFGERLFLFADNIDVINRMYFAMLDAEGRRSTGAVDMRRHPNGGLAVLRRPMSSQQRKLHGQDWEVPVEIGHSLQSNDRKSVGRVMAMDPGVGNNLDIIVATASLEVGFNDPRVGGVIQHKAPVDVAQFLQRKGRAGRSRRMRPWTVAVLSDYGRDRIAYQGYDLLFDPQVPVRSLPIGNRYVERIQGVYVTLDYLSQMIGPGTRGSVWTNLVGPASAPNQRERQARLASIMRRLLIDASEQDRYATFISNALRLGTDEVQSLLWEHPRPLLTQVLPTALRRLETGWRANGQAGGDYQIRNSPLPEFVPANLFSELNLPEVEIVLPRAGGVPPDPVTMPIAQAMREFAAGRVSRRFGLSHGRERHWLCPQPDQNRAQKFALDSCVQADPLGDWLIQSFAGPRRVPVYRPRVITVQLPPPNIVDTSNARLRWRTQIVARQSGLVLEPPQSSHWARHVADVRFHTHQGLSPVELRRMALVSDATINFQDGTALVKEFSFEMGESPAALGFSLAVDAMTIRLRFPQAMWSDLGDESDIRYRAMRTARFHDQALRGEYLVMVDSPFAREWLAHLLLASLSNEAIARSISLQGAAANLAGGTADLSLQQTLDVLFQSAVVDDINAQANVQDRLRQDLAALLADPRVHAGLFDLAAILWTPITADWEPWLRERFTATAGAAAFSAVLSLCPEIDGDALVVDIDAGPREEDDVFAGEPSAEVWITELAPGGNGHIEEALRQYAEDPRRFFNLMTAALRDNDFSLSDFQLQRYLETVVENDTDGGVSLAAQAFRSAYGAYESYSAFSVLRQSLAEEGFATFHAFIVALANRVLRPGSSSESDAFFLEAIRQWNAQEQRLGVELDARVIAYRLARRGDIDAALAFAGIDAPTINPDQWRFGVIYGLLWPRGAQIRQSGLRLYSPYVDLPLPEPLLLRSYFEEGLYSIDVSEVDWKEKCLERLADVGAVTLSCPMASSVLLADALSFIATNPVQANYLSVFARVQAVRRVADSLQVDLDVAEALQ; encoded by the coding sequence ATGAGCGATGAGACCATCATCCTCGCGGCGCTCGATCAGATAGAACAGCGAGAGGCGCGCCTCCTCACCTGGGGGCTGGTCGACGGATTCTTAACGTCTGAGGAAATCGCCGACCTCATAGATTCCCTGCTCGACGATCCTCGATACGCTGACGGGTCGAGCTTGGTTCGCGCCTCTCAAGTGATCGACGTGCTCAAAGCCCGAGCATTGCTATTCGATATTGGTGAGGCGCCCGGCACGCGATACCGCTCGCGTATGGCAGAGGCTGTACGACTGTTTTTTCGCTTGCGACAGCTCTTCCCAAAGCACAGTGGGTTGATCGGATGGCAAAACGCACCCACGCTGGTAGCAGATTTTCGCTTTATCTGGCGCCGCCGTCGGTATCCAAAACGCTCGATCAATGCCCTCGAGGCTTTAGCTGCGATCAGTGCGGTCACGTCCGATGGCTACGCCCGCCAGGCGATCGCTTCACTTATTGAGAGCTACGGGGTCAAATTTACGCTTGCTCGGTTTCAGGTCGCGGCTGCTGCACGCATCCTTGGAGGTTTCGAAAGTTCTCGCTCGATCGCGACGCTGGTGAGTGCGGGAACGGGCAGCGGAAAGACACTCGCGTTCTATCTGCCTGGGCTCGCTCGCATCGCTTCGCATATCCTGCGAGACGCGGCGACTAGTCGTTGGGTCAAAATCCTTGCGCTCTATCCGCGCAACGAATTGCTGAAGGATCAGTTTGCGGAGGTTTATGCGCAGGCCAGGCGGCTTGATGTCTCTCTCTCCGGGCGCGGACTTCGCAAAATTCTGATCGGTACATTCTTCGGACCAACGCCCTACAGCGCCGCCACCGCCCATGAGGCAAAGGGATGGCGGTCGCACGCAGATGGTATTGTCTGTGAGTATCTGCGTTGTCCCCGCGACGGTTGCGACGGCGAAATGGTTTGGGGCGAAGCCGACCGTCGCATGGGAACCGAGCGGCTATCTTGTCTCGAATGCGGAAAGCGAATTGAGAGCGACGAAATCATCCTGACGCGTAGCAGGCTTGAGCGGGAAAGCCCCGACATTCTGTTCACGACGACGGAGATGCTTAACCAGCGCATGGGAGACGACCGGGTTCGTCATCTATTTGGGCTGGGCGACCTTTGCCGACGACCGGTCGAGATGATGCTCCTCGACGAAGTTCATACATATTCCGGAGGCTCTGGCGCGCAGGTTGCCTTCTTACTTCGCCGTTGGCGTCACCTGCTCGGCAAACCGGTGAGCTTTGTTGGCCTTTCAGCGACGCTTACCGATGGCGCGCGCTTCTTTGGACGGCTGACAGGTTTAAACGAACATGCCTCCATTGAGGTCGCGCCGAGCGTTGGCGATATGATCGCCGAAGGTGCCGAATACCTGATCGCGCTGCGCGGCGATCCGGTTTCGCGCACAGCGCTCCTGTCGACCACGATCCAAGCCGCGATGCTGCTTTCGCGTATACTCGATGCACCCGACGTGCTTAAGAGCGAGGGTATTTTCGGCGAACGCCTGTTCCTGTTTGCCGACAACATCGACGTCATCAATCGAATGTATTTCGCGATGCTCGACGCAGAAGGCCGGCGGAGCACTGGTGCGGTTGACATGAGGCGCCACCCCAATGGCGGACTTGCTGTTCTGAGAAGACCAATGTCGAGCCAACAGCGCAAGCTTCATGGGCAGGACTGGGAAGTGCCAGTCGAAATCGGCCATAGCCTTCAGTCGAACGATCGCAAGTCCGTTGGACGGGTCATGGCGATGGATCCAGGGGTGGGCAACAATCTCGACATTATCGTCGCCACCGCGTCCCTGGAAGTCGGCTTCAACGATCCTCGCGTCGGCGGCGTCATCCAGCACAAGGCGCCTGTCGACGTCGCTCAGTTTCTGCAACGAAAAGGTCGCGCTGGCCGATCGCGGCGCATGCGGCCGTGGACTGTCGCGGTTCTTTCCGATTACGGTCGCGACCGTATTGCATACCAAGGCTATGACCTTCTATTTGATCCCCAAGTGCCTGTTCGGTCGCTTCCGATTGGTAATCGCTATGTCGAGCGAATCCAAGGTGTCTACGTAACGCTTGACTATCTCAGTCAGATGATCGGTCCAGGCACAAGGGGGAGTGTTTGGACAAATCTGGTCGGGCCGGCGTCAGCACCGAACCAACGCGAGCGGCAGGCGCGCCTGGCGAGCATAATGCGGCGTTTGCTGATCGACGCTTCCGAGCAGGACCGATATGCGACCTTCATATCTAACGCGTTGCGTCTCGGCACGGACGAGGTGCAATCATTGCTATGGGAACATCCACGGCCGCTGCTAACGCAAGTGCTACCAACGGCGCTTCGTCGGCTCGAGACCGGGTGGCGCGCCAACGGCCAGGCCGGCGGCGACTACCAGATCCGAAATTCACCGCTTCCCGAGTTTGTGCCGGCCAATCTCTTTAGCGAATTGAATCTTCCCGAGGTCGAGATCGTCTTGCCCCGAGCAGGAGGTGTGCCCCCGGATCCTGTTACAATGCCCATCGCACAGGCGATGCGTGAGTTTGCGGCAGGCCGCGTGTCTCGCCGGTTCGGGCTTAGCCATGGACGCGAACGTCACTGGCTGTGCCCGCAACCAGATCAGAATCGTGCCCAAAAATTTGCGCTCGATTCTTGCGTGCAGGCGGATCCACTCGGCGATTGGTTAATTCAATCATTTGCGGGCCCACGACGTGTTCCGGTGTACCGGCCGCGGGTCATCACGGTGCAGTTGCCTCCTCCCAATATTGTCGATACTTCCAACGCCAGACTGCGGTGGCGTACCCAGATCGTCGCACGTCAATCAGGACTTGTGCTTGAGCCGCCGCAGAGCAGCCATTGGGCTCGCCATGTTGCGGACGTGCGATTCCATACGCACCAGGGCCTCAGTCCGGTCGAACTAAGGCGCATGGCGCTCGTTAGCGACGCCACAATCAACTTTCAAGACGGGACCGCCCTTGTAAAAGAATTCAGCTTCGAAATGGGGGAGTCTCCGGCTGCACTGGGCTTTAGCTTGGCGGTTGATGCCATGACCATCAGACTGCGCTTTCCACAAGCCATGTGGTCTGATCTCGGTGACGAATCGGATATTCGCTACCGAGCAATGCGCACGGCTCGTTTTCACGACCAAGCCTTGCGCGGCGAATACCTCGTAATGGTGGACAGTCCGTTCGCCCGAGAATGGCTGGCGCACCTGCTGCTGGCCTCACTGAGCAACGAGGCAATCGCCAGGTCGATCAGCCTGCAAGGGGCTGCGGCTAATCTGGCGGGAGGCACTGCTGACCTGAGCTTACAGCAAACGCTCGATGTACTCTTTCAGTCGGCCGTGGTCGACGACATCAATGCGCAAGCCAATGTTCAGGACCGATTGCGGCAGGATCTTGCAGCCCTTCTTGCCGACCCAAGGGTCCATGCAGGCCTATTTGATCTAGCCGCGATTCTATGGACTCCGATCACCGCCGATTGGGAGCCGTGGCTCCGCGAGCGTTTCACTGCCACGGCGGGAGCGGCCGCCTTTAGCGCGGTCCTAAGCTTGTGCCCAGAGATTGACGGTGATGCTCTGGTCGTCGACATCGACGCGGGGCCTCGGGAGGAGGATGACGTCTTCGCGGGCGAGCCAAGCGCGGAAGTGTGGATCACCGAGTTGGCGCCGGGAGGCAACGGGCACATCGAGGAGGCTCTTCGTCAATATGCTGAGGATCCGCGCCGGTTCTTCAACTTGATGACCGCGGCTCTGCGCGATAACGACTTCTCGCTAAGCGACTTTCAACTTCAGCGGTACCTGGAGACTGTTGTCGAAAATGATACTGACGGCGGGGTGTCGTTGGCCGCGCAGGCCTTTCGCAGTGCCTACGGCGCGTACGAAAGCTACAGCGCCTTCTCCGTGCTACGTCAGTCTCTCGCTGAGGAAGGCTTTGCGACTTTTCATGCGTTCATCGTGGCGCTTGCCAACAGAGTGCTCCGGCCGGGGTCGAGTTCTGAGAGTGACGCGTTCTTTCTTGAAGCCATACGGCAGTGGAATGCGCAGGAGCAACGCCTGGGCGTCGAACTGGACGCGCGTGTCATCGCGTACCGACTTGCTCGACGGGGTGATATCGATGCCGCGCTCGCCTTTGCAGGTATAGATGCACCGACCATAAACCCTGACCAATGGCGCTTCGGCGTCATATACGGATTGCTTTGGCCTCGCGGAGCGCAGATTCGGCAATCAGGCCTTAGGCTCTACTCCCCCTACGTAGACCTCCCATTACCCGAACCGTTGTTGCTAAGATCCTACTTTGAAGAAGGTCTGTATTCGATCGATGTTAGCGAGGTCGATTGGAAAGAAAAATGCCTCGAACGACTCGCCGATGTCGGTGCCGTGACCTTATCTTGCCCCATGGCGTCTTCAGTCCTTCTCGCTGACGCCTTGAGCTTCATTGCAACCAATCCGGTTCAGGCCAACTATCTATCAGTCTTCGCGCGCGTCCAGGCGGTTCGACGCGTGGCGGATAGCCTTCAGGTCGACCTCGATGTCGCGGAGGCGCTTCAATGA